One region of Carassius carassius chromosome 41, fCarCar2.1, whole genome shotgun sequence genomic DNA includes:
- the LOC132123342 gene encoding 26S proteasome non-ATPase regulatory subunit 2-like, with protein MEETAKKEKKPVEITEDKNKQPVGKDKDKKEEQELSEEDRQLQEELEMLVERLTEKDTSLYRPALEELRRQIRSSTTSMTSVPKPLKFLRPHYAKLKEIYQNMSPGENKHFCADVVSVLAMTMSSERECLKHRLLGSQEELASWGHEYVRHLAGEVAKEWQEIEEGDKAQQEVLLKLVKEIVPYNMAHNAEHEACDLLMEIERLDMLDAYIDENAYAKVCLYLTSCVSYVPEPENSALLKCALNIFRKFNRYPEALRLALMLNDVELVENIFTSCKDIVTQKQMSYMLGRHGMFLELNEDVEDYEDLTEIMSNVQLNSNFLALARELDIMEPKVPDDIYKTHLENNRFGSSASQVDSARMNLASSFVNGFVNAAFGQDKLLTEDGNKWLYKNKDHGMLSAAASLGMILLWDVDGGLTQIDKYLYSSEDYIKSGALLACGIVNSGVRNECDPALALLSDYVLHNSNIMRIGAIFGLGLAYAGSNREDVLSLLLPVMGDSKSSMEVAGVTALACGMIAVGSCNGDVTSTVLQTIMEKSEQELKDTFARWLPLGLGLNHLGKGEAIETTLAALQVVPEPFRSFSNTLVDVCAYAGSGNVLKVQQLLHICSEHYDNKDKDDDKDKKDKKDKDKKETTADMGSHQGVAVLGIALIAMGEEIGSEMALRTFGHLLRYGEPTLRRAVPLALALISVSNPRLNILDTLSKFSHDADPEVAHNAIFAMGMVGSGTNNARLAAMLRQLAQYHAKDPNNLFMVRLAQGLTHLGKGTLTLCPYHSDRQLMSQVAVAGLLTVLVSFLDVKNIILGKSHYVLYGLVAAMQPRMLVTFDEELRPLPVSVRVGQAVDVVGQAGKPKAITGFQTHTTPVLLAHGERAELATEEYIPVTHILEGFVILRKNPSYDA; from the exons ATGGAGGAAACCGCGAAAAAGGAGAAAAAGCCGGTGGAAATCACAGAAGACAAGAACAAACAACCGGTGGGGAAAGACAAAGACAAGAAAGAAGAGCAGGAGCTG TCTGAGGAGGACAGACAGCTTCAGGAGGAGTTAGAGATGCTCGTGGAGAGACTCACT GAGAAGGACACGTCTCTGTATCGTCCGGCTCTGGAAGAACTGCGGCGTCAGATCCGCTCCTCCACGACCTCCATGACCTCGGTGCCCAAACCGCTCAAGTTCCTGCGACCGCATTACGCCAAACTCAAGGAGATCTACCAGAACATGTCTCCGGGAGAGAACAAG CACTTCTGCGCTGACGTGGTGTCTGTCCTCGCCATGACCATGAGCagcgagagagagtgtctgaAACACCGTCTGCTGGGCTCCCAGGAGGAGCTGGCCTCGTGGGGACACGAATACGTCCG gcatCTGGCCGGAGAGGTGGCTAAAGAATGGCAGGAGATCGAGGAAGGGGATAAAGCTCAACAGGAAGTGCTGCTGAAGCTGGTCAAAGAGATCGTCCCCTATAACATGGCCCACAATGCCGAGCACGAGGCCTGTGACCTCCTGATGGAGATCGAGCGGCTCGATATGCTGGACGCGTACATCGATGAAAACGCCTACGCTAAGGTCTGCCTGTACCTGACCAG ctgTGTGAGTTACGTCCCTGAGCCCGAGAACTCTGCTCTGCTCAAATGCGCTCTCAACATCTTCCGCAAGTTTAACCGTTACCCAGAAGCCCTCAGGCTCGCGCTGATGCTCAATGATGTGGAGCTGGTGGAGAACATCTTTACTTCCTGCAAGGACAT tgtcacTCAGAAGCAGATGTCGTACATGTTGGGTCGTCATGGCATGTTCCTGGAGCTCAATGAAGATGTGGAGGATTATGAAGATTTGACGGAGATCATGTCCAACGTGCAGCTCAACAGCAACTTCCTTGCCCTCGCTAGAGag CTCGACATCATGGAGCCGAAAGTGCCAGACGACATTTACAAAACGCACCTGGAGAACAACC GCTTCGGCAGCAGCGCCTCTCAGGTGGACTCCGCTCGCATGAATCTGGCCTCGTCCTTCGTTAACGGCTTCGTGAACGCTGCGTTCGGACAGGACAAGCTGCTCACGGAGGACGGGAACAAATGGCTGTACAAGAACAAGGACCACG GGATGCTCAGCGCAGCGGCGTCTCTGGGGATGATTCTGCTGTGGGACGTTGATGGAGGTCTGACGCAGATCGATAAATACCTGTATTCCTCCGAGGACTACATCAAG TCCGGAGCGCTGCTGGCGTGTGGGATCGTTAACTCGGGCGTTCGTAACGAGTGTGACCCCGCTCTGGCGCTGCTGTCTGATTACGTCTTACACAACAGCAACATCATGAGGATCGGAGCCATTTTTGG gTTGGGTCTGGCGTACGCCGGCTCTAACAGAGAGGATGTTCTCTCTCTGCTGCTTCCTGTCATGGGAGACTCCAAATCCAGCATGGag GTGGCTGGAGTGACGGCGCTGGCGTGTGGGATGATCGCGGTGGGTTCCTGTAACGGTGATGTCACTTCCACCGTCCTGCAGACCATCATGGAGAAGAGCGAGCAGGAGCTCAAAGACACGTTCGCTCGCTGGCTGCCCCTCGGCCTCGGACTCAACCATCTGG GTAAAGGTGAGGCGATCGAGACGACTCTAGCAGCTCTTCAAGTCGTCCCCGAACCCTTCCGTAGCTTCAGCAACACGCTGGTGGATGTCTGCGCATACGCAG GCTCCGGTAACGTGCTGAAGGTCCAGCAGCTGCTGCACATCTGCAGCGAACACTATGACAACAAGGACAAAGACGACGATAAAGACAAGAAAGACAAAAAAGACAAAGATAAGAAGGAGACGACGGCCGATATGGGCTcccatcag GGTGTGGCGGTGCTGGGGATCGCTCTCATTGCTATGGGTGAGGAGATCGGCTCAGAAATGGCCCTGCGCACGTTTGGTCACCTG CTTCGTTACGGCGAGCCCACGTTAAGGAGGGCGGTGCCTTTAGCGCTCGCTCTGATCTCGGTCTCGAACCCGAGGCTGAACATCCTGGACACGCTCAGCAAGTTCTCCCACGACGCCGACCCCGAGGTGGCACACAACGCCATCTTCGCCATGGGCATGGTGGGCAGCG GCACTAATAACGCTCGTCTGGCGGCGATGCTCAGGCAGCTGGCACAGTATCACGCCAAAGACCCCAACAACCTGTTCATGGTCCGACTCGCTCAG ggtctCACTCATCTGGGGAAAGGCACGCTGACGCTCTGCCCGTATCACAGTGACCGGCAGCTCATGAGTCAGGTGGCTGTGGCTGGACTCCTCACGGTCCTCGTGTCCTTCCTGGACGTCAAGAACA TAATCCTGGGGAAGTCTCACTATGTTCTATACGGTTTGGTGGCGGCGATGCAGCCTCGGATGCTGGTCACATTCGACGAGGAGCTCAGACCGCTGCCAGTTTCTGTGCGAGTGGGACAG gctgtAGATGTGGTGGGTCAGGCTGGGAAGCCCAAAGCCATCACAGGTTTCCAGACTCACACCACACCAGTGCTGCTGGCTCAcggtgagagagcagagctggccACAGAAGAGTACATCCCCGTCACACACATCCTGGAAGGCTTCGTCATCCTGCGCAAAAACCCCAGCTACGACGCTTAG